A single genomic interval of Kwoniella newhampshirensis strain CBS 13917 chromosome 12, whole genome shotgun sequence harbors:
- a CDS encoding adenine phosphoribosyltransferase, whose amino-acid sequence MSDIAYLKSCLGVHPDFPKKGITFLDIFPLLRSPLAFETLITHLIHHILTTFPSSRPDVIVGLDARGFLIGPIIAMRLGAAFVPVRKGGKLPGQVEVVKYEKEYGTDEFEMQAGAVEPGQKCIVIDDLIATGGSAAAAGELIKKSGGVTLEYLFIVSLPFLKGHEKLDAPIYALIEAED is encoded by the exons ATGTCCGATATCGCTTACCTCAAGTCCTGTCTGGGTGTCCATCCCGATTTCCcaaagaag GGAatcaccttcctcgacatcttccctctcctccgaTCCCCTCTCGCCTTCGAGACACTCATCACCCATCTGATCCATCACatcctcaccaccttcccatcctcgaGACCCGACGTCATTGTCGGTCTCGACGCTCGAGGATTCCTCATCGgtcccatcatcgccatGCGATTAGGCGCCGCCTTCGTGCCCGTTCGAAAGGGCGGGAAACTTCCGGgtcaggtcgaggtcgtcaAGTATGAGAAGGAGTATGGGACAGACGAATTTGAGATGCAGGCTGGTGCGGTCGAGCCTGGTCAGAAATGCATTGTCATTGA CGACCTCATCGCAACCGGTGGATCCGCCGCCGCCGCAGGTGAACTCATCAAGAAGTCTGGCGGTGTCACACTCGAAtacctcttcatcgtcagcttgcCCTTCCTCAAGGGTCACGAGAAGCTCGATGCTCCTATCTACGCTTTGATCGAGGCCGAGGACTAG